In one Lachnospiraceae bacterium GAM79 genomic region, the following are encoded:
- a CDS encoding winged helix-turn-helix domain-containing protein, with translation MKDTKYKILAYFDNQSYRKLFNEVNSDYAENLQILLHNLSLFSYDVLIIGVILYKENISNIISAIRKITQIPIIILTDASSLLCMSWKKELIYAGADCVMDINSTIEEVDLQIFSLARRNNKQKITQKQSETMIDKGKLVMDHKKHKVFWNNVALHLTRQEYNFLYLLAVTPMRVYTFEQIYQLVWKDYSVGDIKNIIWCLVKRLRKKLNVVEDGAGNCIVSVRDIGYKFELNNENEQQ, from the coding sequence TTCAATGAGGTAAACTCAGATTATGCAGAAAATCTACAAATTTTACTGCATAATTTGAGTTTATTTTCTTATGATGTGCTTATAATAGGAGTGATCCTTTATAAAGAGAACATAAGTAATATTATATCTGCTATTAGAAAAATAACGCAGATACCAATTATTATTTTGACGGATGCTTCCTCTTTATTGTGTATGTCATGGAAAAAAGAATTAATATACGCTGGTGCAGATTGTGTAATGGATATAAATAGCACTATAGAAGAAGTAGATCTGCAGATTTTTTCATTGGCACGACGAAATAATAAACAAAAAATAACTCAAAAGCAATCCGAAACGATGATTGATAAGGGAAAACTTGTAATGGATCATAAGAAACATAAAGTATTTTGGAATAATGTAGCGTTACATTTAACACGACAAGAATATAATTTTTTATACTTATTAGCGGTGACACCGATGAGAGTATACACATTTGAACAGATTTACCAGCTCGTATGGAAAGATTATTCTGTTGGTGATATTAAAAATATCATCTGGTGTCTGGTAAAGCGATTGAGAAAAAAGTTGAATGTCGTTGAAGACGGTGCCGGGAATTGCATTGTCAGTGTCAGGGATATAGGTTACAAATTTGAATTGAATAATGAAAACGAACAGCAGTAA
- a CDS encoding sigma-70 family RNA polymerase sigma factor: MAYNKAKEEYRWNQWKAEEEKILREQGVDEETIQKLREYDWDDFNAERRFREHQTSLLDCMELLLEEKETKESQPESVEALLDTVENEELLQILLSTDKKTLQMIVLKMMGYAPKEISHHMELPEQTVYTRLRRLREKIKKSMKFE, encoded by the coding sequence GTGGCTTATAACAAAGCAAAAGAAGAATATAGATGGAACCAGTGGAAAGCAGAGGAAGAGAAGATCCTGCGTGAACAGGGCGTGGATGAAGAGACGATCCAGAAGCTTCGGGAGTATGACTGGGACGATTTCAATGCAGAGCGGAGATTCCGGGAACACCAGACCTCGCTTCTGGACTGTATGGAACTGCTCCTGGAAGAAAAAGAAACCAAAGAGTCCCAGCCGGAGAGCGTAGAAGCCCTGCTGGATACCGTGGAGAACGAAGAACTGCTTCAGATCCTGTTATCAACTGATAAGAAAACTCTTCAGATGATTGTCCTGAAGATGATGGGATATGCACCAAAAGAGATCAGTCATCACATGGAACTGCCGGAGCAGACTGTTTATACAAGACTGCGGAGGTTACGGGAGAAAATCAAAAAGTCCATGAAATTTGAATAA